The genomic window TGGGCTGACGGCAGATGGAAGTTCGACGCCTGAGCACCCACGCGCAGCATCACGTCGCGAGCGACCGGGCCACGGCCAGAAGCTCGTCGCCCGTCGGAAACTTGCCGATACCGTTCAACCCTTCCTTGGCCTCGATGTTGACCCAGCGAACGATGCCGCCCCGATCCAGCAGGAACTGCCCGATGAGCTGAGGGAACTGCCGCTGCGCATCCTCCTGGTCGGTCGGGGCCGGCTCGAAGCGATCCAGGCGATTCAGCGCCTGGATCATCTCGCTCACCGGCAGCGGCTCGGGCAGCTCGCCGCTCGGGTTCAGGCGGAGGGACTCCACGGCCTGCGTCAGCTCCGGCGTGACCGGCGGCTTCGGCACCCCGTAGGCCCGGTGCGTGCTCAGCTCCGGGTCGGCGGCCAACGCAACGCGGGTGGGATGAAGGCGGAAGTAGAGGCGGGCATGTTCCGGCTTGGTGGCGACGATGCCGAGCGTCTCGACACCGAGCGCCCGGAGCTTCTCCTGGGTGAAGCCGAGCTGCGCGATGTGGCGGCGGCACATCGGGCAGTAGACCCCGCGGAACAGCGCCAGCAGCAGCGGGCTCCTGCCGCGGTAGTCAGCCAGCGACACGGTGCCGGCACGCTGGACCGCCGGCAGTGTGAAGTCCGGCGCGGGCTCTCCGGGTTGCACTGGGGGTCGCGGTTCGATGGTGGTCATCTCGCTCTCTCCTCCGCGGGTCGGATGCTCAGCTCAGGAACGGCAGCATGATCAGCGCGTCGGGGGCATACCCGGTCTTCTCGCACAGCTCGTGGCCCTGGGCGAGGTACGCCTCCGCCTTCGCGGTCTCGCCCATGGCCAGATACAGGGTCGCCAGCCCGTCGTAACAGGGGAAGAGGAGCTGGGGCTCGCCGATCTCCTCGGCAATGGCCACCGCCTCCAGATAGTAGCGCTCGCTCTCTTCGAACTGATTCTGGCACTGATGGATCTGGCCGAGCAGGACCAGGGGGATCGGCAGGTGGTTGCGCTGGCCGAGCTGCTGGTCGAGCGCGATGGACGCCCTCGCCGCCTCGATGCCCTGGGCGCAGTCCCCCGTGAACGAGCAGTAGCTGCTAGCCATGCTGGTGTAGAGCCAGGACTGCTGAAAAAGATCGCCGATCTTCTTGGCCAGCGCCAGCCCTTCCTCGCAGTACCGCACCGCGCGCTCCCGGTCGACCGCGGCCAGCAGCATCCCCAGGTTCGCGTAGGCCCGGCAGGCGGCGGCGAGCAGTTCGTGCTGGAGAGCCGTCTGGAGGCTCTGCTCGACGTTTGCGATGCCTTCTTCGAGCGCGCCCCGACGCGCGATCGACACCCCAACGGTATTGAAGGCCTGGGAGACGACCTCGTGAGCGCGGAGCCGTTCCCCGAGGTCCAGCGCGCGTCGCGCCCAGTGACTGGCCCGCTCATCGTCGCCGATCCGGAAGTGGAGGCGGCCCAGCTCGTGGTAGAGGAGAGCTGCCTCGATGCCTTCGGGCGCCTGGGCCAGAAGATCCAGGCCGCGCTCGAAGCACTCCAGCGCTTTTTCACGGTCGCCGCGGTTCCACCACGCCAGCCCGATTTTCCTCTGGACCGAGGCCATGGAATTCTTGTTGTCGAGCGCCGCATAGTGCGCCAGGGCAGCCTCCCAGTGCTGGAGCGCTACCTCCGGCTCGCCCAGGGCCTGAGTCGCATCGGCTAGCTTCTCGAGCACCTTCGCCCGGAGTACGGAGTGGTCCCGCTGCGCTTCGACAAGCTCGAGGGCGCGGCGGTAGGCGCGGACCGCGTCCCGGTTCGCATAGATCCGGACGGCGTGATCGCCGAACCGAAGGAGATACTCGAGCGCGCGCTCCCGGTTGTCGCTCAGGCTGTAGTGATGGGCCAGCTCGGAGAGGTACTCGTCCAGGTGCTGGGCATGGAGCTGCTCCAGGGTTCGTGCCGTCAGCTCGTGGAGGGCAGACCGCCGGCGACGCAGCAGGCTCGCGTACGCCACCTCCTGGATGAGCGAGTTGCGAAAGCGGTATTCCGACCGCCCGCCGGCATCGGGAGCCTCCGCCAGCAAGTCGGCGCTGACCAGGGCGTCCAGACGGTCGTGAAGCTCCTGGGGCTGGCTCGCGATCCGGCTGAGCACTTCCGCATCGAAGCGGGGACCGAGCACGGCCGCTTCGAGGAGCAGCTGCTTGGCCGCCGGCTCGAGGCGATCCAAGCGCGAGAGGAGGATCCCCTGGACGGTGGACGGGACTTCCAGGCTCGTCACGTCAGCGGCCAGGCGCAGCCCCCCCGGCGTGCTGACAAGGACGCCCCGGTCCATCAGCGAGCGCGCGGCTTCTCCGAGGAAAAAGGGGTTCCCCGCCGCCCGTTGCGTCACAAGCTCATCAAACAGGGGCTGGGACTGAGGCGCCAGCGGCCCGACGAGCCTCCCCACCAGGGCCTGGCTCTCCTCCAGGGTCAGCGGGTGGAGACGGATGACGGTGGAATCCACCCGTGCGCTGTAGATCGTTCCCGCCTGCGGAGTCGAGCGGGCCACCAGAAGCACCATCAGCGGCCGGTCCGGGGCCCGATCCGCCAGCGAGGCGAGCAGCTCGACGGAGGCGGCATCGGCCCACTGGAAGTCCTCCACGACCAGGAGAACGGGGCGGAGCCGGGCCTGGCAGTCGCAGATCTCCCTGACGGCGAGACCGAGCTGACGCTTGAGCTGCTCCGGGTCCAGCTGCTCGGTGTGAAGCGCCTCATCCCGAACGCCCAGGAAGTGCTCCACGACCGGGATCACGCGCTCCACCGCCGCGCCCATGGCCTGGAGGGTGCCCGTGATCTTAGCCCTGGCCTCCGCGGCGCTCTCCTCGGGCCTCAGCCCGAAGCACGCCCGGAAAAAGTCGATGAAGACACGATAGGCCTCGCTCCCGACCGCCGGGCAGGCCGTCTGGTAGAGGACGATGGAGGAGAGCACTCCGTCGGCGTCGAGTCGGCGGAGGAACTCGGCGAGGAGGCGGGATTTGCCGATCCCCGCCTCGCCGACGACATTCACGACCTGCGTCCTTCCCTTCCGGGCACGCGACAAGAGCTCCAGGAGCTGTCCCAGCTCCTCCTCGCGCCCGACCAGGGGCACCCGCGCTTCGCTATCGAGGGTCGGGGCGCGCCCGCTTGCGGCTCCGACCACCTCAAACGCTTGGACCGGCTCTGCCTTCCCCTTCAAGGCGACGGGCCCGAGAGGACGGCAGTCGAACGCCCTTCGGATCAGCCGGTAGGTCTCCTCGCTGACTGTGATCTTGCCTGGCGCGCCGACCTGCTGGAGCCGCGCGGCCACGTTGACCGCGTCGCCGACCACTCCGTAATCCTTCCCCTCGCCCACCGCGCCGGCCACCACGAGGCCCGTGTTGATGCCGATCCGCATGGTGAGCGCCCCGCCTGTGACGTCGTCCGCGCCAGCCCGCAACTGCCCCAGTTGCCGCTGCATGCTCAGCGCCGCGCGCACCGCCCGCTCCGGGTCGTCCTCGTGCGCCGTAGGGGCGCCGAAGATAGCCACGATGGCATCGCCGATGAACTTCTCGATGAAGCCGTCGTAGCGGCGGATCTCCTCAGCGAGCGTCTGGAAGCAGCCCATCATCAGGCTTCTCAGCTCTTCCGGATCGAGCTTATCCGCCAGGCTGGTGAAGCCCACCACGTCGGCGAAGAGCAGTGTGACCGGTCTCCGCTCCGCCTCGACGGATTCCGAGCGCGTTAGTTCCGCCTGCGCCGGAGGTCGCGCGGCACTGACCGGCGGCTGGGCGCGAGCCGCCACCCCGGTCGAGACCTCCGTGCCGCACCTGGGGCAGTAGCGGAACTCCGGGGGGCAGACGTAGGCGCAGTTCGGGCACTGCCGACTCAGCTGGCGGCCGCACTTGGGGCAGAAGTTGAAATCTGCCGCAACCTCGAACGAGCAGTGGGAACAGCGCATGCGAAGGCTCTAGGAAAACCTTGTCACACGGGTACCATGTTCTGCGCCCGGAAACAAGCGCCCGGCGCCCGGGACTCCGTGACCGTGAAACCCGGCGGGCTCGGGCCGACGCTACGGTTTCCAGGGGATGACCAGGCGCTCCAGGCGCGCCAGGAACCAGTGAGCCGAGACACCGAGGCAGGAGAGCACCACGATCCCGACCATGAGCTTGGTGGTCTCCATCAGGTTCTGGGCGTGGAGGATCAAAAACCCGATGCCGGACTGGGCGGCGATCATCTCCGCCGCCACCAGGAGGAGCAGCGAGGTCCCGGCGCCCAGCTTGAGCCCGGCGAAGATCATCGGGAGCGCCGAGGGCAGGATCACCTTGCGGATCAGGCTCAGGTGCCCGGCCCCGAAGGCGACCGCCGCGCGGATCAGGAGCGGATCCGCGGTGCGGACGCCGGTGAACGTGTTGATCGCCATCGGGAAAAAGACGCCGAGCGCGATGACCGCCACCTTCGAGGCCTCCCCGATGCCGAGCCAGAGGATGAGGAGCGGGAGGAGCGCGATCTTCGGGATCGGGAACGTGGCGGCGATGACGGGATTCCCCACCGCCTCGGCCAGGCTCCAGAACCCGACCGCCAGCCCGACGCTGATCCCGCCGAGCGCGCCGAGGCCGAACCCGAGGACGATCCGCTGGAGGCTCGTGGCCAGGTGACCCAGCAGCTCGCCCGTGACCAGCATCTGGCCTCCAGAGCGCAACACCCCGAGGGGCGACGGGAGGAAGAGCGGAGGCACCCAGCGGATCCGGGTGAAGATCTCCCAGAGCACGACCAGCCCCACCAGCGCGACGACCCGCACCAGCGGGAACTGCCTCCGCTCGAGAAAACGAGTCCGGTCCGGCACCGGTACACGGTGATCGGTCATGCGGTGGTCTCAGCCAGCGCGGCCTGCGCCTGCGACCGGATGAGGCCCCAGATCCGCTCGACGGCCGAGAGGAAGGCCAGCTCGCCGAGCATGCCCTCGTGGCGCGGCCGCTCCAGGGCCACCGGCACGATCTCGATGAGGCGACCTGGTCGTCGCGAAAGCACGGCCACCCGGTCAGCCATGAAGACCGCCTCATGGATGTTGTGGGTCACGTAGAGCACCGTCTTCCGCGTCTGGCCCCAGATTCGCAGCAGCTCCTCCTGGAGGAGCTGACGCGTCTGGGCGTCGAGGGCCGAAAACGGCTCGTCCATCAGCAGGACCCCCGGCTCGACGGCGAGCGCCCGCGCGATCCCCACGCGCTGGCGCATGCCGCCCGAGAGCTGATGGGGGTATTTGGACTCGAAGCCGACGAGCCCCACCAGGTCCAGGTAGCGCCGGGCTCTGGCCTCCCGCTCGGCTTTCGGCAGCCCGCGCTCCTCGAGGCCGAACGTGACGTTGGCCAGCACCGTACGCCACGGGAAGAGCGCGAACTCCTGAAAGACCATGGCGGTGAGTGGACGGGTCGGATCGGGCACGCCTTCGAAGTAGACCGCGCCGTCGGTCGGAGCCAGGAGCCCGGCCAGAATGTTGAGGAGCGTGGACTTGCCGCAGCCGGAGGGCCCGACCAGGGCGAGGAACTCCTCGCTCCCGACCGTCAAGCTGACCTGGCGCAGGGCCTCCACGGGCTGGCCCGAGCGCTCCCGGTAGGTCTTCGAGAGCCCGGCAATCACCACGCGCAACGGCTACCCTCCAGCCGGCGGAGCCGACGGACGCGTACTGTCAGGATCGCGATTTATCCTTCTGGCTCCCAATGGCGCAGCCTGAAGCGCTGGAGCTTGCCGGTCGCCGTCTTCGGAAGGTCGGGCACGAACTCGATCCAGCGGGGCGCCTTGTACCGCGCAAGGCGCGTGCCGACGTGTTCCCGGAGCTCGGCCTTCAACGACTCCGAGGACGCGTGGCCGTGCTTGAGGACCACGTACGCGAACGGCTTGATCAGGCCATCGGCATCCGGGTGGCCAATCACCCCGGCTTCGAGCACCGCCGGGTGTTCCATCAGGCACCCCTCGACCTCACTCGGAGACACCCACATTCCGCTCACCTTGAGCATGTCGTCGGAGCGCCCGCAAAAGTAGAAATAGCCATCGGGGTCCTGGTAGAGCATGTCGCCGGTCCTGAGCCACTCCCCCAGCATCGTTCGCTTGGTCTGCTCGTGGCGGTTCCAATAACAGGGGGCCGTGGTCTCCCCCTTAATCAGGAGATAGCCAACGCTGCCCGTGGGGACGAGCGCGCCCGTGTCGTCCACGAGTCGCGCCTCGAAGCCGGGTATGACTCTCCCGCACGAGCCTGGCCGGACCTCGCCGGGCCGGTTCGCGATGAAGTCGTGGAGCGCTTCGGTCGAGCCCACGACGTCGACCAGCTCGTGGCCGAACCTCTGCTTCCAGCCGTCGAAGACGGCGGGCGGCAATGCCTCCCCCGACGACACGCAGAGTCGGAGCGACGAGAGATCAAAGCGGAGCTCCGCATTCTCCACCTGGAGCATCCGCGCGTACAGCGTCGCGACGGCGAAGAAGACGGTGGGGCGCTCCCGCGTGATCATCTCAAAGGCGGCTTCGGGGTCGATCCGCTCGGGGACCAGCACCGAAGTCGCGGCGACGCGAGCGGGGAAGAGGAGCGAGTTCCCCAAGCCGAAGGTGAAAAACAGCTTGGAGGCGGAAAAGACGAGGTCCTCGGCGGCGATCCGGAAAATCTGGACTCCCACCAGGTCCGCGGAGTACACGAGATCGTGCTGCAGATGGACCGCCGCCTTGGGCCTGCCCGTGGAGCCCGAGGTATACGCCCACATCGCGACGTCGTCACGGGTGGTGTCAGCGGGCTCGAGGGTGGGCGCGGCCCGCGCCAGGAGCCGCTCGTAGGGCTTCATCCCGCGAACTGGCCGGCCCACGGCGAGGATGTGGCGGAGGAAGCGGCACTCGCCCCGCACACGGGCGAACTCCCGCGCCGCCTCCTCGTGAACAACCGCCACCTTGGCCCGGCTGTCCTCCAAGAGGAAGGCGTAGTCCGGACCTCTCAACCAGGGATTCACGGGGACGGCGACAGCGCCAATCTTGATGGCGCCCCAGAAGACCTCGGCGAACTCGGGACAGTCCGGGAGCGCCAGGAGAACCCGGTTCTCCATCTCGACGCCCAGGCTCACAAGCTCCAGCCGGCACGGTTCGCCCGCGCGGCCAGTTCGGCGTAGGTCACGGCCCGACCGCGGTAACGAAAGATCGTGCGGCCGCCGCTCCCCTCGGCCAGGTGGCGATCCACGAAGAACGCAGCCGCGTTGAAGCGGTTCGGGATCTCGGCGAGTGGTGGGTTGGCGCTCGAAGCGTCCACGCCTACTAATCGGATGGGGCCTCGACGGCCCCCTCCGAAGCCTCCCCCATGAATCGGTTGCGCGGGCGAAGCCCGCGCTCGAACGGCATTACTCCGACCTGCGCCTAGCCGGGCTCCCGGCAACAGATCTCCGGTGTGCCGAAAAAGTAGGGGATCTCGAAGGCC from Candidatus Rokuibacteriota bacterium includes these protein-coding regions:
- a CDS encoding redoxin domain-containing protein produces the protein MTTIEPRPPVQPGEPAPDFTLPAVQRAGTVSLADYRGRSPLLLALFRGVYCPMCRRHIAQLGFTQEKLRALGVETLGIVATKPEHARLYFRLHPTRVALAADPELSTHRAYGVPKPPVTPELTQAVESLRLNPSGELPEPLPVSEMIQALNRLDRFEPAPTDQEDAQRQFPQLIGQFLLDRGGIVRWVNIEAKEGLNGIGKFPTGDELLAVARSLAT
- a CDS encoding AAA family ATPase, whose protein sequence is MRCSHCSFEVAADFNFCPKCGRQLSRQCPNCAYVCPPEFRYCPRCGTEVSTGVAARAQPPVSAARPPAQAELTRSESVEAERRPVTLLFADVVGFTSLADKLDPEELRSLMMGCFQTLAEEIRRYDGFIEKFIGDAIVAIFGAPTAHEDDPERAVRAALSMQRQLGQLRAGADDVTGGALTMRIGINTGLVVAGAVGEGKDYGVVGDAVNVAARLQQVGAPGKITVSEETYRLIRRAFDCRPLGPVALKGKAEPVQAFEVVGAASGRAPTLDSEARVPLVGREEELGQLLELLSRARKGRTQVVNVVGEAGIGKSRLLAEFLRRLDADGVLSSIVLYQTACPAVGSEAYRVFIDFFRACFGLRPEESAAEARAKITGTLQAMGAAVERVIPVVEHFLGVRDEALHTEQLDPEQLKRQLGLAVREICDCQARLRPVLLVVEDFQWADAASVELLASLADRAPDRPLMVLLVARSTPQAGTIYSARVDSTVIRLHPLTLEESQALVGRLVGPLAPQSQPLFDELVTQRAAGNPFFLGEAARSLMDRGVLVSTPGGLRLAADVTSLEVPSTVQGILLSRLDRLEPAAKQLLLEAAVLGPRFDAEVLSRIASQPQELHDRLDALVSADLLAEAPDAGGRSEYRFRNSLIQEVAYASLLRRRRSALHELTARTLEQLHAQHLDEYLSELAHHYSLSDNRERALEYLLRFGDHAVRIYANRDAVRAYRRALELVEAQRDHSVLRAKVLEKLADATQALGEPEVALQHWEAALAHYAALDNKNSMASVQRKIGLAWWNRGDREKALECFERGLDLLAQAPEGIEAALLYHELGRLHFRIGDDERASHWARRALDLGERLRAHEVVSQAFNTVGVSIARRGALEEGIANVEQSLQTALQHELLAAACRAYANLGMLLAAVDRERAVRYCEEGLALAKKIGDLFQQSWLYTSMASSYCSFTGDCAQGIEAARASIALDQQLGQRNHLPIPLVLLGQIHQCQNQFEESERYYLEAVAIAEEIGEPQLLFPCYDGLATLYLAMGETAKAEAYLAQGHELCEKTGYAPDALIMLPFLS
- a CDS encoding ABC transporter permease, which translates into the protein MTDHRVPVPDRTRFLERRQFPLVRVVALVGLVVLWEIFTRIRWVPPLFLPSPLGVLRSGGQMLVTGELLGHLATSLQRIVLGFGLGALGGISVGLAVGFWSLAEAVGNPVIAATFPIPKIALLPLLILWLGIGEASKVAVIALGVFFPMAINTFTGVRTADPLLIRAAVAFGAGHLSLIRKVILPSALPMIFAGLKLGAGTSLLLLVAAEMIAAQSGIGFLILHAQNLMETTKLMVGIVVLSCLGVSAHWFLARLERLVIPWKP
- a CDS encoding ABC transporter ATP-binding protein, encoding MRVVIAGLSKTYRERSGQPVEALRQVSLTVGSEEFLALVGPSGCGKSTLLNILAGLLAPTDGAVYFEGVPDPTRPLTAMVFQEFALFPWRTVLANVTFGLEERGLPKAEREARARRYLDLVGLVGFESKYPHQLSGGMRQRVGIARALAVEPGVLLMDEPFSALDAQTRQLLQEELLRIWGQTRKTVLYVTHNIHEAVFMADRVAVLSRRPGRLIEIVPVALERPRHEGMLGELAFLSAVERIWGLIRSQAQAALAETTA